The region ttattttaaatccgattttgatgaaattttcagagttatgctttttggatttttctctttttatctaaACTAacgttttgttggggtggacttgtcctttaaagtgtTCAACTTCTGCCATGTTATAGATATTTAATtttgaagtcaggtgataaattatattcaacaatgtttgtttttcttggCTCActgaacattgtagtgttgttgtctacattcttCACTTGGCATGAAGAAGTGCATTTTGTGATGGGGTTCATTAACTTTTGAGCAAACTAACTTTCGAACTTTGAAATGCCAATTAGGGTCTCTCTGAAATATTATCAAACCCTGCTCAAGTTCAACACGAGGGAGATAGAAATAAACATAACGGGTTTAAAAAACTTCTTAACAGCTTCTAGAAAGTAGGTCTTTCTACTCCAGTGTTTCCACAGTTCCAAaataaatttcctgaaattccaaaatatttcctggaattttcaagtttgatttttaacgAAAATTGGGCAATAATACGAGTGTAAATTTGTTCCAAGTGGCAAAAATCAGggaattcagattttttttgtccccgccctctttaaaaataggaacattacgaaatgcgagcgcgagcgagAATTTTGAGCTATGTATGGAggttaaaatcatgtaaatataacatgaatttcctggaatttttcATTTCCCGGAAATTACCTGGAAAACGTCTGGATTTCCCGGAATTCGGGTACTTTCCTTCAAAGTGGAAACACTGTTCTACTCTCTGTTTACAACCTATTTCTGGTAAAATAATGGACATGGATCACTAATGACCATCAGGGCAGAAATTCCTTAATGTTTTATACAATATCCcgatctttgaaaaaaaaaaatccatcctcGTGACACTTTATTTTTCTCACACCATCACGGATctgttcctttttttctttcttaagtGATGGTGGTGTGGATGGGGGGTGAAGGAGGTgatagtggtagtggtggtgtataggtggttgtggtgatggtAAAACTGGTGATAATTCGGTGACACGACatatgctcctgcgacaattgctccggtcttaatatctcagaaggcataggattagagttaggattgtgatagagtttttggttcagaatattgtaatgattatgattagggtttatttagttttggaggttaggttttatgtttcgCTTAATGtgtagattttccatcggagcaaatgtcatggaaccggtAATTCTTCCTGATGTTTATAGAAGGTTTAAGTAGTGGTGATGATATGAGGagtgggatgatgatgatgaagttggtGGAGGACgtgattaatgatgatgaggatttACAAACAATGGACAACATAAGGAACGTACACAGAATTCTAATTTGattatcaatttattcatatttcagtGGAGACTGTCCAAAGCAATAAGATCTTTAGTCACATTGTTGCATCGTTATTGTATCATGTAGATTTCATATGCTTCAATTGGCTCAAatttctctctcgatcactatACTACCTAAATTCATTGTACTCATTCATTTCCATTTTACCTCAATAAATTTTATACGATTCTAGCCCAACAAATTCATGAGATTATGGTTACGATACATGTATCAATTAGAAAATGTGTTATTTCACCAACATTTAATATACATTTACCTGAAAAAACCTCATTAAAAACACCAATTTGAGTTCCACGTGATATTTCTAGACActccagggtcccgtaacacaaagcttagcgattcatcatacgcttgattttcacgattgattgtacattgtagtcgaTGCAATCAGTCATAAAATTAATGTTCtatgatgattgctaagctttgtgttacgggcccagGGTAGTTCTTAGGGTTAGTTAATGATTAGGTGTTGCAGTTCCTAGTCATGACAAAAGGCataaaaattgatgaagaaatccAACACACATGATATCAATGGAGTAAATGCACCAGTTTGTTCATTCAAAAGTCACAACTGGCCATGCCATGATGGCGCCATCTTAGGTGTAACATTAATCACTTATAGGAATTTCAATGCGATCGTGAAAAAATTCTCATGATCGGTACTTCTCtgtaagaaaattatatttcagtaGTTATCACTTCATTGttacaatcatcattattatcatttaattggattaatgattaaaatgtaGGCATTGTAATTCAAGCAATCTTTATATAATATTCAAACAACTACATACTGTACCAggcaaaaaaagtatttattttaAGGGCTAATTCTCACCAACCTACTGCCTATATTTTCAACATTGGATTAGCTGTAACTTTGCAATGAATGGGGATATTCAGAGCATTTCAGGGCGTAATCGCCACAAGCCTCTGTGTAATTTCCCCCTACTACGTACTGTTCTATTTAACTACatataatttgatttaatgATGCACACAAGGTCCAAATTTGCCATTCCTGGTGTGATAATGCAGTACTGAACAAATGAATAtgcatacactgcaaaaaaatacgatattaaaaaaaaaaaacaccaggggtgtttcacaaagagccATGCTTAAACATTGATGCCCATGTTATTCAATGCCTTATCTGGATTGATGGATATGGTGCATTGCGCATCTCGTGCGCATTATCTGGGGGATGCGGTTCATAAAGAACAACTcttgaatttaaattttaatcTTTGTAAAATACCCACAGTGTTCGGAGGTAAATAAAGATCACACTGGGCCAGTAACCTAAAGCTTAGCAACGCCGACTGACCGTGGAGCTGATTCCtataattgattgcattgaccactgcgtacgatcaatcgctaagctttgttACTGAGCCCAGGGTGTCATCTTTGGTGAGGTCATACATAGTACTCAGGAAGAAACTTTTCTGTAGCATCATTGGGTGACTTTCAAATGCAGGATCAAGTCAGCGTTTGTGACGGGTGTTTGAAGCACAATTATATTGCCTTTCCTTGCCCCCTTTCCTCCAAAACCTTTGTGAGTTAACACAAATTATCAAATTGACAATACAGCATTAACACCTAGTAAGACTTGCCCCAGGATCAGATTCATTTACAATTCAGTGCTGCGCCATTGTAAAAATGGATGCAGcaccaacactaacaccaacagGTCGACACCGTACACGAAATCACCCACTGTCATTGAGAATTTCActtattttaatattcatgtgATTGTatgatggaggggggggggaagataCTAAAGATGCACACTTTGTTTACACATAACAACAACTATGATCATTCTCATATCTGAACAGATTGTCTTGCTCTAATTTTAggtaaatattttaaagatcaTTAACAAGGAAGAACATATTACAAAACTCACTAAAGCGAACATATGCCATGTTTTCCAGAATCTGTTTGTCGCTACCCGATGCGgaaaggggtcctaaagctatgcACTCATTCATCATGCAAACAAATGTATTTCTTATGCCTcaatttccaaaatattttcatattatcaAAGGAAAAACATGATATTAAAATTACTTTAACACCAAAACTCCAACAGTTGcaggttttctctgcattttgtgattattgcagcctctgtagaaaatcTTAATGGGAATTGTTTAGCAcactgcagtcacagttccacaaaGATAGTGCACATTTTGCCATTGGAACTGATACACATGGAGTGGTACGTTAGTTTCCCATTAGAAAATAATTTCTTGGCAGTTGCAATCGTTTCATTATCAATTTAATAAATGCAGCATGTAGTACATGAAaactttggccatttttgtGACAGTAACTGACTAGGTTAATCCTTGGATAGATATTGaacgtgaaaaaaaattacatgtatttaaagtCGGGTGCGAGAGTTCAGTATTTTTAGCTGATTTCAGCAATGTTTGCTATTGATCTTCAGCTTAACTTCAGTTGTTTGTTTTAGCTTTCCTCTGCAAGAAAAAGTAtggaagatacatgtatttcaatgtcAGGTTTTGCCAATACTATTCAGCTTTTCATGATCACTCAAGGATCATTCCAAATCAAAACCCACTCAGATAGACGATACAAGAAATGCAACTCTTATCAAAAAAAGATTTTGTGTGTAGTCTGTATGCATAGCTATTCTTATTTCTATTAGGATAGATGGTCTTTAGTAAGTTTGTGAACATGATCCGTCtgcaattttgaaaaagggaTTTTTCACAACCATATActtaaagtaaaaaaaggtgttttctggtcctaaattgaaaaaaaagttttttttttaaataaataaaaaaaagaccaaGGTCTTGTGCAAAGACAGGTAATAgctgaaaatgaagaaatgccACTAAATAAGGAATCAAATGTAGGTTACAGAATGATCATGGTTAACCATAGATATTGAGTGACAACTTCTTCAGGATCTGATGTCAAATCATTGTGAATGCACGAGGGGAGTGCCCTATTATAAATTATATAGTGATGGTTGGTGCAGTGAACGAAAAGACagtgtttcttttttaaaggGCTAAAACTTCAAAGAAatactgtacaaaaaaaattgttgggcCAAATAAATGTGCAGGCCTCTTCAAAACAAAACTCACAAATGCAGATTCCATGACTGTTAAAAGTGTAGCCCTTTCTTTGCAAAATATACAGTACACAGAGCTGAAATCTGGTGGAAAAGTCAAAACTCAAGCAAACTTAACCTTTTTTATGCAGCCATCATCCTGGAGATACCAACATATACCTACGAGCACATCAAACCAACCTGAATACAAAGTAATCTTATCATcactttttctttgcttttcttgtcttctGCCTTGTCTTGTGCGTCCTGTAATGTGCGGATCTCACCCTTAGTACCTTGGGATTCATACTAGCAGCAGTGGTGGTAACGGGATCTTCTGTCAGAGAGAACCTTCGTTGGGATTGATAGCTCTTCCCTGATATCATGGCATCCCTTCCTTTGATCTGTCTCTTTGATCCTGCTGTTCTTGGtctctgtttctttgatttcacctcaccatcatcctcatcaccactgTTCTCTTTGTACTTACGAGCAGACAGCCTCAGCTTCTCCATCCTGTTAGAAACATGCTCTGCTCCATCTGTGGAAGCAACGGTCATCTTTTTGGCTTTTGCACTCTGCACTCTGGAACTGCTGTATGTAGCGAACCCGGAGCGTGGTCGTCCGAGGATGACATTGTTGGTATTTATTGCGTTGTTTGGTGTTCTGCTTCTCCGACAGGTATTACAGGATTTAggccttctcttttttttctcctcttgcCTGGCATACCTGATGTGAAGGTGGTAACCAAAGTCGGTGCAGGCCCCATTGCAGTAAGGCTGACGGCAGTGAACACAAGAGTTGTACGAAGCTGCAATTTTACTTGGACAATCTCCTGCACATACAAGCTGCAGGCATTGATCACAACAGTTCTTACTCTGTTTGGGCTTCCCAAGTGCACTATGAGCCCTCTCTGTTGGAACAGCAGCATCGGCATTCCAACCTTTCCTAATCTGGAGGGCAGATTGGCATCTTCTCCTTGGAGAAGAAACCACACTCTCCCATTCTGCAGTCTCATATTGAAGCTTCTCCATCTCAATCATCCTCTCCATCAGGATAGCATCATCCTTGTCTGGGGCCGTCCGGATGATAGTCCTCCAATCTTTGTCCAACATACTTAGCTCCAAGAGGTCCATATGGCAGTAAGGTGCACTCAAAGCCTCAGCAAAAGGTTCctgcttcttcttcttgctTGCAGTGGAACCACTGTATGGAAACATACAGTCAATATCCCCTGTCAGCACTTCTGGTGGAAGGTCTAGACGCATCAATTTCCTCTGCATCTTTTCACGATGGGTCCGTATCCTCTCTATCCTTTCATTTATCTCCATCTCGTCCTCAGAGGAGTCCATATCCATAGACCCCATGGAGTGGTttccaacatcatcatcatcatcctcatctcgAAAGTCTTCTGTAGCCAAAGTGCGGTCATCTGACTCTTCTGAATCTGAGCCAAACTTGTACTCGTCTTTGACGATATCGTAAGGTCCAAGGTTTTGGTCACCACCGGCCAAAGGTGTTTCTTTCtgcccctcttcctctccctgGAAGTGACCTATGATGCCTGGTGATAGgtggtcaaaatgacctttaGACCGAGTTGATGTACTGATACTTGAGTGAGGTCGAGGTGGTGGGTGGAGTCTGTTCCTTTTAGAGGTCACCAGATGAGACTTTGGTCTCCTGTAAAAACAAGGCACAATTTACACAATGTGACTCTAGGCTATGTCATATTAGTCTACTGTAATCATTGCTATTTCCATGTTCATAAAAACATGAATCACAATCATGTAAAGTCAGAACAGGTGGAGTGCAAAATATCCCAActcatctttttttatattcatgccAAACAGAAACTGAAGTAAATAGTTTGCAGTAAGATACAAGTATATTTGTGTATATGCATGTCAATGGGTTTTAAAAGTGCTCCCTAAGCAGGGTTTATACTTTATactgatgaaaaacaaaaccGCCCCTTAACAAAGACTTGGTATTGTTCCTCATATTACCCCTAAACaggtttatttcaaatatatgaCTTCCTACAGAAATAGAACCTAGGTATACAGACCACAATTCAAGATAAGCTTTAGCAAACTAACAAGATACTATAGCTAACCAATACCAAACTTGAAACCCGCCATTTATCCATCACTTACTGTCTTTGAGAACCTTTGAAGGGCGTTGACTGGATCGCTAGTGAAGATTGAAACCTATCCATATCTCCCTCACTCTCTTTGTGGTTTTGAATACTAGGGTGGCTGGAGGGAAGACTAGCAGCCAACTGACTCCGCCTCACACCCTGTCATGGAAGAAACATAAGAAATCAGGGGTCTGTGACTTATTGCTCAATGACTGATCATACAGTTTATTTGGATGCTTGATATAGTCAATGTAATCAAGTCTAAAAATCTGCCCTATGGTCAAGCATCTAAGCTTTGGTTAC is a window of Lytechinus variegatus isolate NC3 chromosome 2, Lvar_3.0, whole genome shotgun sequence DNA encoding:
- the LOC121407031 gene encoding uncharacterized protein LOC121407031 produces the protein MAQLELDVRNTTLLTAVYAQSWPAPHTNNLPRKGFIGNHLRANSPCVTTHQPTPTNGPRAQSPRAPRRSSPHHHHHGGVGRGVSSLHHGNQELCISGRGAKGLEWSQPKGRGDGVIRSNDLPLHLGLDKGTLQWRSWSSFKQDIETVDDHKDDLSLYKITQDTFRKLTQQVSEVSEHLNSRYAVSGFQGVRRSQLAASLPSSHPSIQNHKESEGDMDRFQSSLAIQSTPFKGSQRQRPKSHLVTSKRNRLHPPPRPHSSISTSTRSKGHFDHLSPGIIGHFQGEEEGQKETPLAGGDQNLGPYDIVKDEYKFGSDSEESDDRTLATEDFRDEDDDDDVGNHSMGSMDMDSSEDEMEINERIERIRTHREKMQRKLMRLDLPPEVLTGDIDCMFPYSGSTASKKKKQEPFAEALSAPYCHMDLLELSMLDKDWRTIIRTAPDKDDAILMERMIEMEKLQYETAEWESVVSSPRRRCQSALQIRKGWNADAAVPTERAHSALGKPKQSKNCCDQCLQLVCAGDCPSKIAASYNSCVHCRQPYCNGACTDFGYHLHIRYARQEEKKKRRPKSCNTCRRSRTPNNAINTNNVILGRPRSGFATYSSSRVQSAKAKKMTVASTDGAEHVSNRMEKLRLSARKYKENSGDEDDGEVKSKKQRPRTAGSKRQIKGRDAMISGKSYQSQRRFSLTEDPVTTTAASMNPKVLRVRSAHYRTHKTRQKTRKAKKK